The sequence AAGTTTTGAGGGTAAGAACTTTTAAAGACTaccaaaatatataattataattctAAAAATTATAGATCCCAAAAAGATATTGGACGAGGAACGCAAGAAAACTCCTTGCAAGCGTTACTTTGGTGGCTACTGCAaatttgaaatgtattgtaaaTATTGTCACTATAGTGAGAAGGAATTACAGGAACTGGAAAAACTAGGTTTGAAAATATGTTTATGCTTATGTAGAAGAAATAAGATTTTAAGTTTACATATCATATATGTATCCTTTCAGTTCTTGCCAAGAAGAAGGCCAACTCCAAAAAGAGAAAGAAATCCACAAAATGGCCCTGGAAAACTCATACGCAAAAGGGATTGCCTATATCATTACAACCCATTCAGTTAGCCAGGCTCGAAAGAACCAATTTTGAACTAAGCTGGGGTTAATGAAcagatatatgtatatttacatCAGCACATTAAAGTCAAGTATTCAAAATGCCAACTACTTTCTCCATAATGCGGGCCACCTTCAGATTAATGCGCAACGTACGAGCATACTCGTAGTGAAACGATTTCGGGGAATGCCTGCTTAAGTTCTCCTCATCCGGATCGGCCAGGTGTGCCAGCAGGAAATAGCATAGGTGTTCTGTAAGATtagaaattcattaaataaatacacaacTTAATcagtaaattaattaaaacctACCCTGCTCTCCTTCGACGGCGTAGAAAAGGGGCGGATTGCCACCCCTTACCTCGGAGGCATTTATTACTTCCATTTTATGTCGACGGTTCTTCAACTTGGATTTACTCAACTCCAGTCTTTCGCAGGCACGATCGTAGTACCTGGCGAAAGCCTTCTCATCGCTTTCATTGGCATTCGGAACCTCCTGCGTTCTCCTGTACACTGTTTCCCCCAATTCCCGCTCATCTATTATATCCAGTATTGCTTCCGCAACCAGGAACTGATTATTACGCACTGCCAGATGCAAAACTGTATAACCATCATCGTTTGTTAGCAGTAGACTATTAAGATCGATGCGCCGCATCAGTAACCTAATCGACTCGATATTTATATTGTTTATCACCGCCAGGTGGAGAGCTGTATTTGAGTTCTCATAGAGGTGATCGGTCTGGCAGCCAGCCCGCAAAATAAGCGATATAATCTCCGTATCCGAGTCGTGCGTCAGGGCGAGTTCCAGGCAATCTTCGCCATCGGAGCTGACCAGCTCATTGATATCCACGTTGGCGTGATGGCAGACGAACATCTGACGCTTTACGCCGTAAACATCACCGTTTAGTATTTCGTCGTGAATAGGTCTGAAAGGGCATAAGATGTATTTATAGAGAAGATGATATAATAATGAGGTCATTTATACGTACAGCAATCCTTCTTCGGACACTATACGGGCCTTCTTGAATTCATTGGCCATTATTCGTATAATCCGGTCTTTACTGCTGCCATTTATATAGTCTTCCACCCGGGTGAGCTCATCCAAATCTAGGGATATATCGGACAATACGGACTGACGACGCTGAGGGGTTGCTTTCGAAAATAGGTTTTCCCCCGAACTTGAGGATTtctgtgaaaaatatttttaaagttaatatCAGTAAAGTTAAATATGTATTTCCTTGTTATGAAGATAAGGGGCTGGACTTAAAAAATTCACAATTCTGATTAATTTTGCCTTAGAAACACGTAATTTTACTTGCGAGTCATGGGCTTGTAATCAAGATTTCTGTGAAAATATTTCGAGCCCAGAATAATTAACCATGAAATACATTATTTTACTCACAGAAACATCTTGTTTTTTCTTCTTGGTGACCACGGGTGTCAGCTGCTTTTCCTCTCGCTCCTGGAGGGCCATTTCAGCTGCTGATCTCTTGACCACCTGTGGCACGCAGGTATTTCGCTTTCTTCCGCGCTTTTTAGGAACTTTTATGGGCTCTAAAAGTGATTCTACATGGGTGGAACTTGAACTCTCCTGAGTGGTAGTGGTATTCCCCGTAGATTCTGATGATTCATTCTTAATGGCAGGCTTTTCTATTGATTTAATAGGTTTTTCTTCGGGTTCCGTTTCAGTTTGCGTCGAGGCATCAACTTTTTGGGCTCCACAAGAGCATTGTTTACCCTGATACGAGATAGCGATCTTATCGCTATTGTTATGCCCGTTCATCGCGTCGATCACCCGTTGAACGAGGGCTTTATCGGGAATTCGCATGAGTAATTTGAAAATATCCTCGTAGACAGGCTGGAAGGACTTGCGCTGGATGTAGGTGGTGGTGCCCAGTGGAGCGGGAATGGAAACCCGAACTACAGCTGCTTGTCTGCTCAGCAAAAGGTCCGATCCGCCAGCGACAACTGGCTGTATGTGCTGCGATTTCGTCAATAGCACTTTCTTCATCGTGACCGAGTTTCGGTATACTACTCGAATTTACGATGTCAGCAAGAGATAAGATGCCTCTGTTTGCGATCGATTTTGGGGGGAACTCCAAGTTTAGTTGtatccaaaataaaataagttgGTTTTTCCCCAAGACACGCTGCACGGAATGGCAAGGTGGTGGCACTCGCGCGCTTTTTAACACTTTTTCTAGTGGTGTCCGATAGTTGCGATGACCAATCGAAATGAAAAACGGggtttaatataatttaataaaattaattgtaTACTTTGAAAGGTGAaacttattttattcataGAAAAATCATCAGCACTtgggaaaataaaaagtaGGTAGTATTTTTgcttatatatttcttaattatatattaaatgtttAATACTTATTTAAAGGTTTTATTCTGCTTTTATTTATTCCGACTTCTAGCTCATCGTACTAATTCTATATCTATTAATAGTTTATTAGTTATAACATTTAAATACACTTATAATTTACAAGGTCCCATCTCTAAATTCGCGAATCCTATCGATATTTCGCTCGCGGTGAATGGCAAAAGGGTCTTAAGTATTCCCGAGAAAAAAAATACGGTCCGACATACAGGAACCGGGGTTAAGTTTACCCAAAATTAGGTAAATTTAAGGAAACTAGAGAGCTCTTAAATAGGAGCTCTCTGAAACATATTGCCCGGCAATCGGATAGACCACCCCAAGTTGCCAATGGACACGCGAAACGGCCGTGGTTTTTCTAGGGGCAGTGGAAATGACAGGGATGGGGGCAGTAATTACTACAGATCCAGGTCCCGATATAGTCGATCCAGATCGCGTTCACGGTATGAATAACACCTTAGCCCACAAGACAATACTTATTAACAAACACAAACATTTTCCAGTGAGCGGAGCCGGGGATATAGTGGCTTCCGGCACAGGAATTCTAGATCCCGGAGTAGGGATCGCTCCCCCGTGTTCAGACATGAGCATCGTGGTGGTCGAGGTGGTAATGGTGACCCCGATCTCTACCACAACCTGATTAACGATGACCATAGGGAGGATCAGCGCAATTACAACTCTCGAAGTAACTTTGATAATCGTCAGTTCCGGAGGGATGATAGCTTTGATCGAAGGAATCGGGATAGAGATTGTGATAGTGAAAGGGTGCTGAATGACTATGAGTACGAACAGCGCTGTAGGGATCTAGATTCGCGAGACCGTAACTCCATGGACAGGGACCGGTTTCAGGAGAGGGGCCGCAGCAGGGAGCACAATAGACCCTGGAACAGAAACTATAATCGTGTCGATCGCAGCAGAAGCAATGAACGGAACACGTGAGTGGATCATATCATGtaataataaaaacgaaaaactTCTATATGCCCTACCCCTACTCCTTTCAGACGCCCTCGAGATCATCGTGTGTACAACGGCGGTGGAAACAATAATGTGCCCATCCACAGTCGAGAACGAGAAAGGGATTGGGAGCCTGAGCGGGAGCGCGTTCGGGAAAGGAGGGCTTCATCAGATTATGACAGCGATGAGGGTCACATGCGCAGGAATAAATATCGAGGAGCTGCCGAAGCCCTCAACATAATCATTATCTTCGGTCTCACCAAGGATATGACTAGAGCAGATGTAAGCTATAAAGAAATAATGCAAATAGCAACCTGTTAATTATACCGTATCTACTTTAGATAATGAGCGAGCTGATAAAGGTCAACATGGAGCCAGCCTGCATTCGCATTATCCGGAAACATGGAGCAGGTGGGTTACGAAATCACTGACTTTATACTTTCAGCATAGACGTGAGTAGGCTCAAAAAGTATTTGCGGCTATGCGCCAAGTGGAGACGAACCATGTACCAATCGAATTTAAGCGGCCACATAAGAAACGAAAATGAAAAGAATACAATTTACCACAAAATTGTTACAAACCTATCGAAACATTCAACAATTTTTGACGAAAACATTTTGTATCTGCTTCTATCCGAAAATTTAGATTCATCACGCGGTATAGCGTTTGTCGAGTTTAACACCGTTGAGGAGGCGAAACAATGGATGGATATTACACAGGTATCAGCGCAATCAACTAGAAACCCTTTGCACCTATGCTCATCAACAGCCAAGGTTCTGCCATTGGCAATGATAGTGAAAAGTGTTTCTCCGTTTGGCTTTCTTATCCCATCCAAAAAATTGCTTATTATTTCGTAACCTAAGATTACCAGAATCCTAGAATCATGGAAGTTGAACACGAAGCTATTGTTTCACTATTATTGCCCACAGAAGAGCTACGAGGAGATCGTCAGCAGCTGAAACTTCGCGTTACGAAACACAGAAGCAATCCGGTGACTGTGTAGAGTGTGAACGATGGAATCCCTTCGATAAGTTACTAATCCTCAACCTTTCTCTTTCCTATTTCCATGTCTGGCGCTACAGGGCGTTCTGAAGTTGAACGATCAGCGGGTGACCATGCAGTATAGTCACAAGCGCATTCAGGATTGGAATTGCAACAAGGTAGGTGCATTAAGCTAACCATTTCCACTGTATTTATTTCAATATATCGACACTTTCAGTGCGGCGTCTGCAACTTCAAGTTTAGATTCTATTGCTTCGTGTGCAAAACATCCCGGGAGGACAGCGAAACTACCTTTTCATCCGGCAGCGAAGGCGTGGACGAAGTCAGCAGCATTCTcactaaaagtatgcaatccACATATGCTCTCTTGCCATTCCAATGTACCTAAAACTTTCCCAATCCATGCAGAGATCATGCTTCGGAACCTAGATGCCTTGACCAACGAAGAGGGTGTGCTCACTGCCCTCCAGGAGCATTTGAAGGATCTTAGCAAGACGATCAGCAAGGTGATTATCAGTCGGGATACCTTGACTCAGGCATCGCGTGGAATCTGCTACCTTCACTTCGACACTCTCGTGGACTCCATGAATGTGCACAACGCCTTGACATCGCTGGATCCTCCCCTGACTCTCGACGACAGAGCTGGTAAAATGTTCTGGTAAAATGTCTATTACCCACAAgtaacttatatttttgttcagTGGCCGTTACCTATTGCAATGACCTGGAAGAACGCCAAGCTATGCCCAAGGATCCGAAAGCCAAAGCTGATAAAACCAGTCATGAAATGGTTAAGGGTGGCGACATTTCTGCAGTTCCACCTACAGGATTGGGTGGGAACTACACCCTGGCCGATGTCCCACGTCTCGCAGAGTATAGTGCCTCCTTGTACGCCTCGAATCCCGTGGAACATGCTCATTACGTCCAGTACTACACGGATTATTACACGGCGGAAATAAACAAGAAGAACAGTGATCCTCACCTAACAGAGGCCAACTCCGGAGCAGCGGTGGCCCTCTCGGCTATTCAGCGTAAGCAGAAGAAGATGAGTAGTATAGAGACAACGATCACGGCGGCGGCCACAGCTGCGGCACAGGCAGCGGCGGAGGTGAAGGCCTCATTCGCTGCTCAGGCCGTTAATGCTCCCAGGGGCAACGATGGAAAGACCTACCGTGAGTGGCCATATCCAAACGCTTCTAAGATTTTCATTATACCTAATTATTTCTCTTCATCTTGCAGCCACTCCCGATGTGACCCAGTACCAGTATGATGAGACCTCCGGCTACTATTACGATCGCTCCACAGGTCTCTACTACGATGCCCACTCGCAGTACTACTACAACAACGAGACGGGCGCGTACCTCTATTGGGATCAGCGGAGGAGCACCTACGTGCTGGCCACGCCAGCTTCCACTCAGGCTGCCCTCCAGGAAACGCTAGCCGAAGCAGAACagaaggaggaggaggccaAGAAGGCAAAAGAGAAGGAAAAAGACAAAGAGGGAGGAAACAAGCACGACAAAGTCAAGGTGGCCAAAAAAATTGTCAAAGACATGGAGAAATGGGCCAAGCAGCTGAATCAGAAAAAGGATTACACAGAGGTGGCCACTCCGCAACCAATATTGGGCAATGAAGGTACCGCCACGTCAAGGGCCATTCAAGGAGGATATGCTGATGTGGGCTTCTCCATTCTGGAGAAAAAGGAGCGCGGCAAGCTGAATGACTATGTGCCTCAACCGGCTCCGGCTCCGATGAACAAGCTTGTAAATGCCTATGGCGGAGCATCAGACTCTGAGGAAGACAGTGCTCCGAGCTTGCCAAAAACACAAAGTTCAGCGGGACCAGAGGGTACATCGGCAGGCGCAAGCTCCAATGAGTCGGATTACGTGGATATTCAGAAGCTAACCTGCCTGCTCTGCAAGCGTGCCTTCCAGTCACTGGATATATTGCAGAAGCACTTGAAAATGTCCACGCTGCACAAGGAGAACCTAGCCAAGCTCAATCCAAATTCTGGAGGGGATGCTAGCATTGATGAGGCACTATCGTACCGCGACCGTGCCAAGGAGCGCCGGTTGAAGTACGGCGAGAGCGATCCTCCTCCACCAAATCGCAGCAGAGAGCGATTTGAGCAGGAAATAAAGACTTTGCAGACGCGGCCCAAGGACCCCACTGGGGCAGCTCCAGCCATGCCCATCAGTTCGAGCAACGTGGGCAGTCGTCTGCTGCAGAAGATGGGATGGTCAGAGGGCCAGGGATTGGGCAGGAAGAACCAGGGACGCACCCAGATCATAGAGGTAAGGAACGGAAGTTTTCTTTTCTTGAAACAGGActaaattattatattttcatttaggCTGAGGGACACACCAACAATGTGGGTCTGGGCAACAAGTCGGGAAGCATGTTACCACGCTACGACTACAAATCGTACATCAAGATGAAGATGAAACAGCGTTATGAGAATGTCTGAGAGTagatttataattttaagcCGTTTTCACATGTTCATTTTAAAGTATAATTGAAATACTTTAGTTAAAATATTACGAAAAGCTAGACCCATTTACCATATTATATATGAATCTTTATGAGCATTTTCGGTTGCAAGGCAAAACTGAGGAAAATACTTTTTTCTCTTTCTGAAGTGGAACATGTGAAATCGGCTCTTTAGCTAAGCATTTTGTAGTTTGAGTTATGATTAAGCGACTTCATATCCTCATTTGattgtacaaaaataaatCTATCGTTAAACATTTTGAATACTGGGGTGTGTTGTAAAACAGATGTTTTCGGGCGCCTTACACTACTGGCAAACAAATAGTTATCGATAACTGTCAGTCGGTATTTTCGGGTGAACGGCAAAAGGAGGCCGAGATTTTTTCTATCCGcttcgtgtttttttttctaccCGTATAGATCTATTTGTTTCTGTCCGAATGAACAGAGACTTCCAGACTTCGGAACAAGTTTAAACGGAAATCGCATCCTGTTAGAAACGTGGTGAACAAGTAAGATGTGCACTTTGACGCGGTTCAGCTAAATGGCAAATAGCCAAAAACGCATACAGACTGAATCTAATTACCATCGATTCGCATTAGATACGCTTCAGAATGGATTCCCGATATGGTCGCAGCTTCTCGGGAGGCAATGGAAACAATGGCAACGAATCGGGCTATAGGCGCTATACGCGTTCCCGTTCCCGCTCCAGGTAGGAAATCGTCCTCCTCGCTAACCACCGCACATACGCATGTTACCTGGAATAATTGATTATTTGTATCTTTCAGGGAGCGGAGTAGGGATCGCAATGAGTATAGACGTCGTAATTCCCGTTCTCGCAGTCGGGAGAGATCCTCGCATTATAGACACGAACGCAGTCCTGACCGCGATCTCTACCGTGATCTCATCAATGAGGATTACGAGGATAAGGGAAGCTATAGCTCAAGGAATAACTATGAGCATCGTCAGCATCGCAACGAGGACAACTATGATCGCCGGGATGTGGATAGCCACGGTCGCCGGGAACATGATAGCTATAACAATCATAATCGTCATGAACAGAACAACTATGATCAACGTAGTCAGGACAAATATGACAATGAACGCGATCACCGCTGGAAGAACTACGATCGGGAGTCGAAGGAGCGTAACTATGACGACTTTGATAGAGGATCTGAACGCAGCAGGTGAGAAAGTACAGATTGGGTAGTATACCGAATAGGTTTTTTGTTGGTAATATGTAGTCCTTCTAGAAAGACTACTTtctataaaataaactttttcatGTATTTTCAAGTAAGAAAATAGGGGATCATTTTTCATATTCATGTTTGGATTAACACTTCATTTTCCGCTTACCATCTTTTTCTACCTGAAAACTAAAATGAGGAAGGGACCTCTTGTTCAGGTTTCTTAACGTGAGATTTAATGTTTCAAATTTCTCACCATAAATACACATTCAGAGGAAAAATTCTAGTTGTAAATGAAATCAATcaataaaaagtataaaattTGAACCGTTTAAGGAAATTAGCCTATTTCTACATTGTATTGTAAATAAAAGCCCGCATGAACGCATACAAATTGCCCAATAAATTATTAATGCTCGGTCTACTGAATATACGGTAATGTGTTTGAGGAAAGAAATAAATTACTTTCAATTGAGTGAATGGAAAGTATATTCTAGAATGAAAGAATTCCAACGAATAAGGTCAACTAACTAATCCCTTTATTTTCAGCCGCAGTGGTGACCACCGGCAGTACAATAATAATGGCAATGGGAATTCTAGCAGCAACAATAGAGATCGTGAAAGGGAACGCGAAAGACAGTATTCCTCGGATGAGGACAGCGACATGGCCAACGAATTTAAACAGAGAAGTCACCATGGTGGCACCAACGTGGAGCCGCTAAACAACATTATTCTCTTTGGTCTGAAGAAGCACGTGACGGAGGCAGACGTAATATTTGTCATATAAACACTGTGAATAAGCAAATAACTCTGTTATACCCCACAGATCATGGGCGAGCTGATCAAAGCCGATATGGAACCCAGTTCCATTCGCGTGATGAGGAAACAGCCAACAGGTGGGTTACATTTCCGCGTTTTATGTTCGACTTAAAGTGAAAAAAATGATAAACATAGCGTGAGTATTGCGTGCCCAGCAAAATGTTCGGAAAAGGATTTATACAAAATTCAATTATACTTGGCTTACGACATCAGCAACAAAATTCCACAATAAATAGAAATATAGATAAATACAAACTGAAACCAAAATACAATCCCCAAAAATGTTACAATGCTATTAAAACAACCAACAacattttttgacaaaaacaTTTTCGTATCTGCTTCTATCTAAAATTTAGGTGCCTCACGCTGTTTTGCATTTGTCGAGTTTAAAACCGTTGAGGAGGCGAGACAATGGATGGATTTAACCCAGGTATCACAACAAACCACAAGAAACTTGAATCTTCTTGAATCAGCCAATAGAGAAATGACGGCTAAATCCGAAAACGTGGCATCGACTGTACAGAAATGGAAGGCTTGAGTTCAGTCCTCTGGTGGGCTTTCCTCCACATCCTTTTCCGTCATTGTAAATAAGGTTGTCCTGCTTGTCTAATCTAAATTCCGCTGGGTCGCCAAGAAGGGAACTGAACTCAAAGTCGGCATTTCACACAATGGAGACAACCTGCTTCTGCGACATCCGCGCGTTGCCCAAAAACACAGAAGCAACCTGGTGACTGTGTAGTCTGTGAAAGCTATGATTAGTTTTTTAACAAGAGTAGTTACTGACGCTATTTTCCTCTCTTCTCTTCCCTTTTCCCATACAGGGAGTGCTCCAGCTGGGAGATCATCGTGTATCCATGCAGTATAGCCACACTCGCATCTCAGATTGGACCTGTGTTAAGGTAAGTTTCTACAATCTGCAAGTCAGATTAGATACCTAAAGTGATGTTTTATCCTACAGTGTGGTGCCAGCAACTTTAAGCGCCGCTTTCAGTGCTTCATGTGCAGCTCCTCGCGGGCGGAGAGCGAGAATGCTCTTTCCGGAGCCGGCGAGGGCGTCGACGAGATCAGCCGCATCCTCACAAAAAGTATATCCACCATCAGCAATCTATTTCAATGCCGTTTTCCCTAGCTAATCAGCTAAATACCTCACTAACCTGCCACACGCTTTCCCAATGCAGAGATCATGCTTCGCGGCTTGGACGCGCTGACAAACGAAGAGGGCGTGCTCACTGCCCTCCAGCAGCACCTGCCCGATCTGGCCAAAACAGTCAGCAAGGTGCTGGTCAGTCGCGACACGCTAACCCAGGCAT is a genomic window of Drosophila suzukii chromosome 2L, CBGP_Dsuzu_IsoJpt1.0, whole genome shotgun sequence containing:
- the LOC108005672 gene encoding zinc finger matrin-type protein 5, whose protein sequence is MGGKSYYCDYCCCFMKNDLNVRKLHNGGISHTIAKTNYMKSFEDPKKILDEERKKTPCKRYFGGYCKFEMYCKYCHYSEKELQELEKLVLAKKKANSKKRKKSTKWPWKTHTQKGLPISLQPIQLARLERTNFELSWG
- the Charon gene encoding uncharacterized protein Charon, whose protein sequence is MKKVLLTKSQHIQPVVAGGSDLLLSRQAAVVRVSIPAPLGTTTYIQRKSFQPVYEDIFKLLMRIPDKALVQRVIDAMNGHNNSDKIAISYQGKQCSCGAQKVDASTQTETEPEEKPIKSIEKPAIKNESSESTGNTTTTQESSSSTHVESLLEPIKVPKKRGRKRNTCVPQVVKRSAAEMALQEREEKQLTPVVTKKKKQDVSKSSSSGENLFSKATPQRRQSVLSDISLDLDELTRVEDYINGSSKDRIIRIMANEFKKARIVSEEGLLPIHDEILNGDVYGVKRQMFVCHHANVDINELVSSDGEDCLELALTHDSDTEIISLILRAGCQTDHLYENSNTALHLAVINNINIESIRLLMRRIDLNSLLLTNDDGYTVLHLAVRNNQFLVAEAILDIIDERELGETVYRRTQEVPNANESDEKAFARYYDRACERLELSKSKLKNRRHKMEVINASEVRGGNPPLFYAVEGEQEHLCYFLLAHLADPDEENLSRHSPKSFHYEYARTLRINLKVARIMEKVVGILNT
- the LOC108021288 gene encoding RNA-binding protein 5-A isoform X1, whose protein sequence is MDTRNGRGFSRGSGNDRDGGSNYYRSRSRYSRSRSRSRERSRGYSGFRHRNSRSRSRDRSPVFRHEHRGGRGGNGDPDLYHNLINDDHREDQRNYNSRSNFDNRQFRRDDSFDRRNRDRDCDSERVLNDYEYEQRCRDLDSRDRNSMDRDRFQERGRSREHNRPWNRNYNRVDRSRSNERNTRPRDHRVYNGGGNNNVPIHSRERERDWEPERERVRERRASSDYDSDEGHMRRNKYRGAAEALNIIIIFGLTKDMTRADIMSELIKVNMEPACIRIIRKHGADSSRGIAFVEFNTVEEAKQWMDITQGVLKLNDQRVTMQYSHKRIQDWNCNKCGVCNFKFRFYCFVCKTSREDSETTFSSGSEGVDEVSSILTKKIMLRNLDALTNEEGVLTALQEHLKDLSKTISKVIISRDTLTQASRGICYLHFDTLVDSMNVHNALTSLDPPLTLDDRAVAVTYCNDLEERQAMPKDPKAKADKTSHEMVKGGDISAVPPTGLGGNYTLADVPRLAEYSASLYASNPVEHAHYVQYYTDYYTAEINKKNSDPHLTEANSGAAVALSAIQRKQKKMSSIETTITAAATAAAQAAAEVKASFAAQAVNAPRGNDGKTYPTPDVTQYQYDETSGYYYDRSTGLYYDAHSQYYYNNETGAYLYWDQRRSTYVLATPASTQAALQETLAEAEQKEEEAKKAKEKEKDKEGGNKHDKVKVAKKIVKDMEKWAKQLNQKKDYTEVATPQPILGNEGTATSRAIQGGYADVGFSILEKKERGKLNDYVPQPAPAPMNKLVNAYGGASDSEEDSAPSLPKTQSSAGPEGTSAGASSNESDYVDIQKLTCLLCKRAFQSLDILQKHLKMSTLHKENLAKLNPNSGGDASIDEALSYRDRAKERRLKYGESDPPPPNRSRERFEQEIKTLQTRPKDPTGAAPAMPISSSNVGSRLLQKMGWSEGQGLGRKNQGRTQIIEAEGHTNNVGLGNKSGSMLPRYDYKSYIKMKMKQRYENV
- the LOC108021288 gene encoding RNA-binding protein 5-A isoform X2, which produces MEQGVLKLNDQRVTMQYSHKRIQDWNCNKCGVCNFKFRFYCFVCKTSREDSETTFSSGSEGVDEVSSILTKKIMLRNLDALTNEEGVLTALQEHLKDLSKTISKVIISRDTLTQASRGICYLHFDTLVDSMNVHNALTSLDPPLTLDDRAVAVTYCNDLEERQAMPKDPKAKADKTSHEMVKGGDISAVPPTGLGGNYTLADVPRLAEYSASLYASNPVEHAHYVQYYTDYYTAEINKKNSDPHLTEANSGAAVALSAIQRKQKKMSSIETTITAAATAAAQAAAEVKASFAAQAVNAPRGNDGKTYPTPDVTQYQYDETSGYYYDRSTGLYYDAHSQYYYNNETGAYLYWDQRRSTYVLATPASTQAALQETLAEAEQKEEEAKKAKEKEKDKEGGNKHDKVKVAKKIVKDMEKWAKQLNQKKDYTEVATPQPILGNEGTATSRAIQGGYADVGFSILEKKERGKLNDYVPQPAPAPMNKLVNAYGGASDSEEDSAPSLPKTQSSAGPEGTSAGASSNESDYVDIQKLTCLLCKRAFQSLDILQKHLKMSTLHKENLAKLNPNSGGDASIDEALSYRDRAKERRLKYGESDPPPPNRSRERFEQEIKTLQTRPKDPTGAAPAMPISSSNVGSRLLQKMGWSEGQGLGRKNQGRTQIIEAEGHTNNVGLGNKSGSMLPRYDYKSYIKMKMKQRYENV